A single genomic interval of Nostoc commune NIES-4072 harbors:
- a CDS encoding SUMF1/EgtB/PvdO family nonheme iron enzyme, translating to MPRCPVCQTKYVADQTENCSVCSWNLQGHSLLIGLIPEISLKEQARLKWAQNIWATVKPAREQIQQFQSQLQEADQTIAQLHSELEQANQQCQKLLATLQQRESDLARLLLQADQLNHELSNLRGQLEQTNQLQVQSPTPEIIEAESQGQTLLELEQSQITTALPIKVQTLIFQVVTVDTQGQLANCYGSEARYFQEKLENVALDMIILPGGVFWMGSQEAEQGRESHEEPQHQVTIEPFCMGRFTITQAQWRAIANLPSIYRSLNPDPAHTKGENQPVEQVSWHDAIEFCARLTKLTKRDYRLPSEAEWEYACRARTTTPFHFGETITPELANYDGNYIYNLEPVGKYRQQTVPVGSFQIANAFGLSDMHGNVWEWCADSWHDNYQEAPCDGSVWEQAELQEHRLLRGGSWYCLPSLCRAAQRHWDKADHAGSGIGFRVVCSSARQGE from the coding sequence ATGCCTCGATGTCCTGTTTGCCAAACGAAATACGTTGCAGATCAAACCGAGAATTGCTCAGTGTGTAGTTGGAACCTCCAAGGGCACTCTTTGCTAATCGGGCTGATTCCAGAAATCTCCTTGAAAGAGCAGGCGAGGTTAAAATGGGCACAAAATATCTGGGCAACGGTCAAACCTGCTCGTGAACAAATCCAGCAGTTTCAGTCTCAGCTTCAAGAAGCAGACCAAACCATCGCTCAACTCCATTCTGAGTTAGAGCAAGCAAACCAACAATGTCAAAAACTTTTAGCCACCTTACAACAACGAGAATCAGATTTAGCCCGTCTGCTTTTACAAGCAGACCAGTTAAACCATGAATTAAGCAACTTACGGGGACAACTAGAACAAACAAATCAACTTCAGGTTCAATCTCCAACACCAGAGATCATTGAAGCAGAATCTCAAGGTCAAACCCTTTTAGAACTGGAACAATCCCAAATTACAACAGCTTTACCAATCAAGGTGCAAACTTTGATTTTTCAGGTAGTGACTGTTGATACACAAGGACAACTGGCTAATTGCTATGGAAGTGAAGCTCGCTACTTCCAGGAAAAACTAGAGAATGTTGCTTTAGATATGATTATTCTGCCAGGGGGTGTCTTTTGGATGGGTTCCCAAGAGGCGGAACAAGGGCGAGAAAGCCACGAAGAACCCCAGCATCAGGTAACAATTGAGCCTTTTTGTATGGGAAGATTTACAATTACTCAGGCACAATGGCGAGCGATCGCTAATTTACCAAGCATCTATCGCTCCCTCAATCCTGATCCAGCCCATACTAAAGGCGAAAACCAACCTGTAGAACAAGTTTCGTGGCACGATGCGATCGAATTTTGCGCACGACTAACCAAACTCACCAAACGAGATTATCGCTTACCCAGCGAAGCAGAATGGGAGTACGCCTGTCGCGCCAGAACAACAACACCTTTCCATTTTGGTGAAACCATCACACCCGAATTAGCTAATTATGACGGCAATTATATCTACAACTTAGAACCTGTAGGTAAATATCGCCAACAGACAGTACCAGTAGGAAGTTTCCAAATTGCTAACGCATTTGGACTATCCGATATGCATGGCAACGTATGGGAGTGGTGTGCCGATTCTTGGCACGACAACTATCAAGAAGCTCCCTGTGACGGTAGCGTTTGGGAACAGGCAGAACTTCAAGAGCATCGCCTCTTGCGGGGTGGTTCTTGGTATTGTCTCCCAAGCCTTTGTCGTGCCGCTCAACGCCACTGGGATAAAGCTGATCACGCGGGTAGTGGTATTGGTTTTCGAGTAGTCTGTTCTAGTGCAAGGCAGGGAGAATAA
- a CDS encoding Nif11-like leader peptide family natural product precursor, whose protein sequence is MSKQVKQFHELISQNPSLVEKLKSASDRDNFVELTVQLGAEYGYSFTSTEVEVYINQNMLTLMRQFS, encoded by the coding sequence ATGTCAAAACAGGTCAAACAATTTCACGAACTGATTAGCCAAAATCCTTCTCTGGTAGAAAAGCTAAAAAGTGCATCTGACCGAGACAATTTTGTAGAGTTAACGGTACAATTAGGTGCAGAGTATGGTTACAGCTTTACTTCCACAGAAGTCGAAGTCTACATAAACCAGAATATGCTAACACTGATGAGACAGTTCTCTTGA
- a CDS encoding heavy metal translocating P-type ATPase, whose protein sequence is MSGQTTAEKLAISVIETYPLSHAETIHYEVVHWIPGRFRVRIPQLVWDEEYSQQLKYVLDKSDFATEVQINALASSLIVNYDHEPTAIGIATIQEKLFQAIQQASIVEIPTGWTGEEKEKANNEVDFVERLGFPLAGLVLSLGAMIGLPIPPVLIGAVVFVGAIPVFKRAWDAIQEERQLTIDFLDGLAIALHTGTGHFFAPSFMLGLVEGGEVIRDMTARGSDRASLDLLDCLSKTAFVIRDGQVVEIPTQDVIVGDHVIVYPGDQVPVDGIVMEGTGIIDQCKLTGESVPVTRRVGEEVFASSLLVDGTLTILSERVGNNTRAGVIVNLMQAAPVHDTRVENYAATVANQMVIPTLLIGAGVGIFSGNLNRAIALLTLDFGTGIRVSVPTTILSVLTYAARNGVLIRSGRAIEMLATIDTVVCDKTGTLTIGHAGVNDIDVMEVRLTKDEILCYAASAEKGLTHPIAEAIVHHAKDTGVALKECEEWEYKIGLGAVAKIDGMNIIVGSPRFMKQENVDLEEYDIRYPDAKSGGQSLVYVAGDGRLLGVIRYSDPPRAESKEVIRELKEMGITVHMLTGDVTRVANSIATNLGIHPNHVTAEAFPEKKVEVVKGLHDSGKVVAFCGDGINDSAALAYADASISFAGATDIARETADVVLMEDDLRGLIMAIKCARQAMDIIWQNTIIVAAPNLGALISGIFFALDPLLAVVINNGTAILAELNGLRPLIGPGEATPLGHQLSAAEIAEEEKRLQERAHRSEAVNISPTSIEVETEVVVLSSNVEEPQTNDLGVSESESETANIV, encoded by the coding sequence ATGTCAGGTCAAACCACTGCTGAAAAGCTTGCTATAAGCGTTATTGAGACTTATCCGTTAAGTCACGCTGAAACTATACATTACGAGGTGGTTCATTGGATTCCGGGGCGGTTTCGCGTTCGGATTCCCCAACTTGTTTGGGATGAAGAATATAGTCAACAGTTGAAGTATGTTCTAGATAAATCAGATTTTGCAACTGAAGTTCAAATTAACGCTCTAGCTAGTTCGTTAATTGTTAACTACGATCACGAGCCAACTGCAATAGGCATCGCCACTATTCAAGAGAAATTGTTTCAGGCAATTCAGCAAGCATCGATTGTTGAAATTCCTACAGGATGGACTGGTGAAGAGAAGGAAAAAGCTAACAACGAAGTAGACTTTGTAGAACGTCTAGGCTTTCCTTTAGCAGGTTTAGTACTCAGTTTGGGTGCAATGATTGGGCTGCCAATTCCTCCTGTTTTGATTGGTGCTGTTGTATTTGTTGGTGCAATTCCAGTATTCAAACGAGCATGGGATGCTATTCAAGAAGAGCGCCAGTTAACTATTGACTTCTTGGATGGTTTAGCGATCGCCTTGCACACAGGGACGGGACATTTCTTTGCTCCATCCTTCATGTTAGGTTTGGTAGAAGGAGGCGAAGTCATCCGGGATATGACGGCGCGGGGTAGTGATCGAGCATCCCTCGACCTTCTAGATTGCTTGAGCAAGACTGCCTTTGTAATCCGCGATGGACAGGTTGTAGAGATTCCTACTCAAGATGTAATTGTTGGTGATCACGTCATTGTCTATCCCGGTGACCAAGTTCCCGTTGACGGGATTGTTATGGAAGGAACAGGGATTATTGACCAGTGCAAACTTACGGGTGAATCAGTACCCGTAACGCGCAGAGTCGGAGAAGAAGTCTTTGCTTCTAGCTTATTGGTTGATGGTACATTAACTATTCTGTCAGAACGAGTTGGCAATAATACCCGGGCTGGTGTGATTGTCAACCTGATGCAGGCTGCACCTGTGCATGATACACGGGTCGAAAATTACGCGGCAACAGTGGCAAATCAAATGGTAATTCCCACCTTGTTAATTGGTGCAGGTGTGGGCATTTTTAGCGGCAACCTGAACCGAGCGATCGCACTGCTCACCTTAGACTTTGGTACAGGCATTCGGGTTTCTGTACCTACAACAATTCTATCGGTTCTCACCTATGCGGCTCGCAATGGCGTTCTGATCCGCAGTGGTCGCGCTATTGAAATGTTAGCGACCATTGACACCGTTGTTTGCGATAAGACAGGCACACTCACTATTGGTCATGCAGGTGTCAACGATATTGATGTTATGGAAGTCCGCTTAACCAAAGATGAAATCTTGTGTTACGCGGCTAGCGCTGAGAAAGGTCTAACCCATCCCATTGCTGAGGCGATCGTTCATCACGCCAAAGACACAGGTGTTGCCCTCAAAGAATGTGAAGAGTGGGAATATAAGATTGGTCTAGGTGCAGTAGCAAAAATCGATGGTATGAATATCATCGTCGGTAGCCCCCGGTTCATGAAGCAAGAAAACGTGGATTTGGAGGAATACGACATTCGCTATCCCGATGCCAAATCAGGCGGTCAATCCCTAGTTTACGTAGCAGGCGATGGTAGACTGCTTGGCGTGATCCGCTATAGTGATCCACCACGTGCAGAAAGCAAAGAAGTCATCCGCGAACTCAAGGAAATGGGCATTACTGTGCACATGCTCACAGGTGATGTGACACGGGTTGCTAACTCTATCGCCACTAATCTTGGCATCCATCCCAATCATGTCACTGCTGAAGCTTTCCCAGAAAAGAAAGTAGAAGTAGTTAAAGGATTACACGACAGTGGTAAAGTTGTGGCTTTCTGCGGCGATGGTATTAACGACTCTGCCGCCTTAGCTTACGCCGATGCATCAATATCCTTTGCAGGTGCAACCGACATCGCCAGAGAAACAGCCGATGTAGTGCTGATGGAAGATGACCTGCGCGGCTTAATCATGGCGATTAAATGTGCGCGTCAAGCAATGGATATTATTTGGCAGAACACCATAATTGTGGCAGCTCCTAACTTAGGTGCGTTAATCTCCGGTATTTTCTTCGCTCTCGACCCACTTTTAGCGGTAGTAATCAACAACGGTACTGCGATCCTGGCAGAACTCAATGGTCTACGTCCGCTTATCGGCCCTGGTGAAGCTACGCCATTAGGACATCAGCTCAGTGCAGCTGAAATTGCTGAGGAAGAAAAGCGATTACAAGAACGTGCTCATAGATCCGAAGCAGTTAATATTTCACCAACTTCTATAGAAGTAGAGACTGAAGTAGTTGTTCTTTCGTCTAATGTGGAAGAACCTCAAACTAATGATTTGGGTGTGAGTGAGTCTGAATCAGAGACAGCAAACATAGTTTAG
- a CDS encoding universal stress protein, with product MFRKILVALNRCDDTSKYIFQEALELAKATNASLKLLHVLSVDEQESPNILTLINTLENKKPWEEFEKPGLDLLKSLTEKAIAAGVPTEYYQGLGRPGDIICETARVWEAGLIVIGRRGLSGMSELILGSVSNYVTHYAPCSVLIIQNPEQLGAVSIQERQSVISATLFSCIFNV from the coding sequence ATGTTTCGTAAAATTCTCGTCGCCCTCAATCGTTGTGACGATACCAGCAAGTATATCTTTCAAGAAGCACTGGAGTTGGCAAAAGCCACTAATGCATCTTTAAAGCTGCTCCACGTTTTATCTGTTGACGAACAAGAAAGCCCAAATATCTTGACCTTGATTAATACTCTAGAGAATAAGAAACCTTGGGAAGAGTTTGAAAAACCCGGTCTGGATTTACTCAAATCTCTCACAGAAAAAGCGATCGCCGCCGGAGTACCAACTGAATATTACCAAGGTTTAGGTCGGCCCGGTGATATTATTTGTGAAACTGCCCGCGTCTGGGAGGCTGGATTAATTGTCATCGGTCGGCGAGGTCTTTCTGGTATGAGCGAACTAATTTTGGGCAGTGTCAGCAACTATGTTACCCACTATGCTCCTTGCTCAGTACTCATCATACAAAACCCAGAACAACTTGGTGCTGTAAGTATTCAAGAAAGGCAATCAGTAATATCTGCTACACTTTTTAGTTGCATATTTAACGTATAG
- the cax gene encoding calcium/proton exchanger, whose protein sequence is MSVTKPGRLSRLPTTKKTRQPSSMSRKDALLLRMLVFVPICLILHHLNVNPKIVFMTAGLAIIPLAAWTANFTEAIASRLGPAIGGLLNATFGNATEMIVSIVALKAGLIDVVKASLMGSMIANLLLGLGVALFFGGLQINQQNSRINPDHLSAVGRVNASLLNLVIVFLLAPTAIEVTSLALHLQTTNAFSYIASALLLTSYILMLLFSMKTHSHLYGLDEDAEPESYGSEARGEKYGLKLHISLLLATTIVLVFVSEALVDSLSEAIATTGMSGLFTGVILLPIFGAAVEIITCGICGAKNKVNLASSVAIGSSLQIAMFVTPILVFTGFIIGKPMNLDFDNFTVLGVGIAVVMTNSVRPNSYSNWLEGIMLLMTYLMLATAFFLHPIVAG, encoded by the coding sequence ATGTCAGTTACAAAGCCCGGCAGATTATCGCGCTTACCAACAACCAAAAAAACCAGGCAACCTAGCTCAATGTCCCGTAAGGATGCATTACTCTTACGGATGCTGGTTTTTGTTCCCATCTGCCTGATTTTGCACCACCTGAATGTAAATCCCAAAATTGTCTTTATGACAGCAGGTTTGGCGATTATTCCTCTAGCAGCATGGACAGCTAACTTTACAGAAGCGATCGCCTCTCGCCTTGGCCCTGCTATAGGTGGTTTGCTCAATGCTACTTTTGGCAACGCTACTGAGATGATTGTCTCTATTGTTGCTCTCAAAGCTGGACTGATAGATGTAGTCAAAGCCAGTTTGATGGGTTCGATGATTGCCAATCTGCTCTTAGGTTTAGGTGTCGCCCTGTTTTTTGGAGGGTTGCAGATTAATCAACAAAACTCCCGCATTAACCCAGACCACCTGAGCGCAGTTGGTCGTGTCAATGCCTCTTTGCTTAATTTGGTGATTGTCTTTTTACTAGCACCCACCGCCATTGAAGTGACTTCGTTGGCGCTACACCTCCAGACAACTAACGCCTTTTCCTACATCGCATCAGCACTGCTTTTAACTAGTTACATCCTCATGCTGTTGTTCTCTATGAAGACTCACAGCCATCTTTATGGACTAGATGAGGATGCCGAACCAGAGAGTTACGGTAGTGAAGCTAGAGGGGAGAAATATGGGTTAAAGCTGCATATTAGCTTGCTTTTAGCCACAACAATTGTTTTGGTGTTTGTCTCTGAAGCACTGGTAGATAGTTTATCAGAGGCGATCGCTACTACTGGGATGAGTGGCTTATTCACCGGAGTAATTCTGCTTCCCATCTTTGGTGCAGCCGTAGAAATCATCACTTGTGGTATCTGTGGCGCTAAGAACAAAGTCAATCTTGCATCTTCAGTGGCGATTGGTTCCAGCTTACAGATTGCAATGTTCGTCACACCTATCTTGGTTTTTACTGGCTTCATAATTGGCAAACCAATGAACCTAGACTTTGATAACTTTACAGTTCTAGGAGTGGGCATTGCCGTTGTCATGACTAACTCAGTCAGACCCAACAGTTATTCCAATTGGTTAGAAGGAATCATGCTCTTGATGACTTACCTAATGCTAGCCACAGCATTTTTCCTACATCCTATCGTAGCAGGATAA
- the cax gene encoding calcium/proton exchanger has protein sequence MQLQEVKQVLSQPSINWLAIFLPISLVIAYLPGLRNEIFLFFTSCLGMVVVAYWLGNATEQLADKVGCTWGGMMNAAFSNLPELIFGLIAVAKGLGPLAKAAWTGAIISNMLVAVGAAIMVGGYRFGTVTFPLDRAKDAAAGLMIAAVAILMPSVYAHAVDFSSENVSAADVIKNVSVWLSVFLLMAYGGSIIYTLARFRYSEPALQAKNLVGAFVHSESAPQAKNLAEVFVPEEDVEMSWDVPLSIGVLAASSVLMAFLSNFVADCVDSVTTGLGWTEMFVGAIVIGIIGNVGAIMSAVLVAYKNKLDLSFEIGMNAASQVALLVIPTLIIASSVVGKPVDFLFSPPQIAALIGSVLIMTQISQDGRCNWLNGLQMLIFFGVISVLFFYDPT, from the coding sequence ATGCAGCTTCAAGAAGTTAAGCAAGTATTAAGCCAACCTAGTATTAACTGGTTAGCAATTTTTCTGCCAATAAGTTTAGTCATAGCATACCTGCCAGGACTTCGGAATGAGATATTCCTGTTCTTTACTTCCTGCCTGGGGATGGTTGTTGTTGCCTACTGGCTTGGCAATGCCACAGAGCAATTAGCAGACAAGGTTGGTTGCACATGGGGTGGGATGATGAATGCTGCCTTCAGTAACTTACCTGAACTAATTTTTGGTTTAATTGCCGTGGCTAAAGGGTTAGGGCCGCTAGCAAAAGCTGCCTGGACAGGTGCAATTATCAGCAATATGTTGGTTGCTGTTGGTGCAGCCATTATGGTTGGTGGCTATCGCTTTGGTACGGTGACATTTCCCTTAGATAGAGCCAAAGATGCAGCCGCAGGATTAATGATTGCGGCGGTGGCAATTCTTATGCCGTCAGTTTATGCTCATGCAGTTGATTTTTCTAGTGAAAATGTAAGTGCTGCTGATGTAATCAAGAATGTCTCTGTTTGGTTATCTGTATTTTTGCTCATGGCTTATGGCGGGAGCATAATCTATACCCTGGCTAGATTTAGATATTCGGAACCAGCACTGCAAGCGAAGAATCTCGTGGGAGCTTTTGTGCATTCCGAGTCAGCACCACAAGCCAAAAATCTCGCGGAAGTTTTTGTGCCAGAAGAAGATGTAGAAATGTCTTGGGATGTCCCCCTTTCTATTGGCGTACTTGCCGCTTCTAGCGTCTTGATGGCTTTTTTATCTAATTTTGTTGCTGATTGCGTAGATTCTGTTACTACTGGACTGGGATGGACTGAGATGTTTGTGGGGGCGATCGTAATTGGCATTATTGGCAATGTGGGCGCGATTATGAGTGCTGTTCTGGTTGCTTATAAAAATAAATTGGATCTGAGTTTTGAGATTGGCATGAATGCTGCTTCTCAAGTTGCATTGTTAGTGATTCCGACGCTAATTATTGCCTCTTCTGTGGTGGGTAAACCCGTTGATTTTCTCTTCTCGCCTCCACAAATTGCTGCGCTTATCGGTAGTGTTCTAATCATGACTCAAATTTCTCAGGATGGGCGATGTAATTGGTTAAATGGACTGCAAATGCTGATTTTCTTTGGCGTTATTAGTGTCTTGTTCTTTTATGACCCGACTTAA
- a CDS encoding cation-translocating P-type ATPase, translated as MTSTTSDSGFTQPAETSAWHTLEVVKALRRLGSDRTFGLTTSKVTEYLSRYGSNELTEGGTRSPGEILWDQFKNIMLLMLIAVAIISAVLDVREALTQGTFVFPKDAVAIFVVVILNGVLGYIQESGAEKALAALKNLASSKVRVIRDGKTLEVESKELVPGDVMLLEAGVKVPADGRLLEAVNLQVRESALTGEAHAVNKQAEVQLPEDAPLGDRINLVFSGTEVVQGRATVLVTSTGMQTELGKIASALQSVESEPTPLQKRMTQLGNVLVTGALVLVVIVIVGGTLFNPSLFEELVKVSLSMAVAVVPEGLPAVITVTLALGTQRMVKRNALIRKLPAVETLGSVTVICSDKTGTLTQNKMVVQAVCIASNTAHVTGDGYTPNGEFQWQDKTHLSQAHPELQALLLACVLCNDAILQKENGEWSILGDPTEGALLSLAGKGSFRKDEQDNRFARVAEFPFSSERKRMSVMVEAEGSGAGISAFHLHTTPHLMFTKGSPELTLERCTHIQVGNDVKPLTAEQRSRILEQNNKMAMRGLRVLGFANKLLTELPPEGSEDISENALTWLGLVGMLDAPRPEVRDAVARCRTAGIRPIMITGDHQLTAKAIAEDLGIASPKDEVLTGRELEKLSMAELEQHVDRVSVYARVSPEHKLKIVQALQHRGHVVAMTGDGVNDAPALKQADIGVAMGITGTDVSKEASDMVLLDDNFSTIVAAAEEGRVVYINIRRFIRYILGSNIGEVLTIAAAPLMGLGGVPLSPLQILWMNLVTDGVPALALAVEPGRPIVMQQPPKNPKENIFARGLGSYMIRIGIVLAIITIAMMSWAYGYTQANTAGGTLDPDRWKTMVFTTLCLSQMGHALAIRSNTRLFMEINPFSNPFILASVILTSILQLLLIYVEPLRNFFSTHYLTFMELMICIGFSALTFVWIELEKLFIRWRRNTQ; from the coding sequence ATGACTTCTACTACGTCAGACTCTGGGTTCACTCAACCAGCTGAAACGTCTGCATGGCATACCTTAGAAGTTGTTAAAGCTCTCAGGCGATTAGGAAGCGATCGCACATTTGGTTTAACAACCTCAAAAGTTACAGAATATCTCAGCCGTTATGGCTCAAATGAGCTAACAGAAGGTGGAACCCGCTCCCCCGGAGAAATCCTCTGGGATCAATTCAAAAACATCATGTTGTTGATGTTAATTGCTGTGGCAATTATCTCTGCTGTTCTAGATGTGCGGGAAGCATTAACTCAAGGAACATTCGTCTTTCCTAAAGATGCCGTCGCCATCTTTGTAGTAGTGATTTTGAATGGCGTATTGGGCTATATACAGGAAAGTGGTGCAGAAAAAGCTTTAGCAGCTTTGAAAAACTTGGCATCTTCTAAAGTACGGGTAATTCGAGATGGCAAAACCCTAGAGGTGGAGTCTAAAGAATTAGTGCCCGGAGATGTCATGCTACTGGAAGCCGGTGTTAAGGTTCCTGCTGATGGGCGATTGTTGGAGGCGGTGAACTTACAAGTACGAGAATCTGCCTTAACAGGAGAAGCTCACGCAGTTAACAAGCAAGCCGAAGTACAATTACCAGAAGATGCACCATTAGGCGATCGCATCAATCTAGTTTTTTCAGGTACAGAGGTAGTGCAAGGTCGAGCAACGGTGCTAGTTACAAGCACCGGAATGCAGACAGAATTAGGAAAAATCGCCAGTGCTTTACAATCAGTTGAATCGGAACCTACCCCACTTCAAAAACGCATGACCCAACTAGGCAATGTCCTAGTCACAGGTGCATTAGTGCTAGTGGTGATTGTAATTGTTGGTGGTACTCTCTTCAATCCCAGTTTGTTTGAAGAACTAGTCAAAGTTTCTTTGAGTATGGCGGTAGCGGTAGTACCAGAAGGCTTACCTGCTGTAATTACAGTCACGCTGGCATTAGGAACACAGCGCATGGTGAAGCGAAATGCACTGATTCGCAAATTGCCGGCGGTAGAAACCCTCGGTTCCGTCACCGTCATTTGTTCTGATAAGACTGGAACTTTGACTCAAAACAAAATGGTAGTACAAGCTGTTTGCATAGCCAGCAATACAGCCCACGTTACCGGAGATGGCTATACTCCTAATGGTGAATTTCAATGGCAAGATAAAACCCATCTTTCCCAAGCTCACCCAGAACTACAAGCCTTATTACTAGCTTGCGTACTCTGTAATGATGCCATCTTACAAAAAGAAAATGGCGAGTGGTCAATTTTGGGCGACCCCACAGAAGGTGCATTGTTGTCATTGGCAGGTAAAGGTTCTTTCCGCAAAGACGAGCAAGATAATCGCTTTGCACGAGTGGCAGAGTTTCCCTTCTCCTCAGAACGCAAACGGATGAGCGTTATGGTAGAAGCAGAAGGATCTGGTGCAGGTATCAGCGCCTTCCATTTGCACACAACTCCCCATCTGATGTTTACTAAAGGCTCTCCCGAATTGACATTAGAACGATGCACTCACATTCAAGTCGGTAACGATGTCAAGCCACTAACAGCAGAACAACGAAGCCGTATTCTAGAGCAAAATAACAAGATGGCAATGCGGGGGCTAAGGGTTCTCGGCTTTGCTAACAAACTATTAACTGAACTACCACCAGAAGGTTCTGAAGATATTTCCGAAAACGCTCTCACATGGCTAGGATTGGTGGGAATGTTGGATGCTCCTCGCCCGGAAGTACGGGATGCAGTTGCTCGCTGTCGCACGGCAGGAATTCGTCCGATAATGATTACAGGCGACCACCAACTAACAGCAAAAGCGATCGCTGAAGATTTAGGTATTGCCAGTCCTAAAGATGAAGTCCTCACCGGGCGAGAACTCGAAAAACTTAGCATGGCAGAACTAGAACAACATGTAGACCGCGTTAGTGTCTACGCTCGCGTCTCTCCAGAACACAAGCTGAAGATTGTGCAAGCACTCCAACATCGGGGTCATGTTGTGGCTATGACTGGCGATGGCGTTAATGATGCTCCGGCTCTGAAGCAAGCAGATATTGGTGTAGCAATGGGTATTACTGGCACTGATGTCAGTAAAGAAGCCAGCGACATGGTGCTATTAGATGACAACTTTTCTACTATTGTGGCAGCAGCAGAAGAAGGACGTGTCGTTTACATCAACATCCGCCGCTTTATCCGCTATATTCTCGGCAGTAATATTGGAGAAGTACTCACAATTGCTGCTGCACCTCTGATGGGTTTAGGTGGCGTACCCCTATCACCACTACAAATCCTTTGGATGAACCTTGTTACAGATGGAGTTCCCGCTCTAGCACTAGCTGTGGAACCGGGTAGACCAATTGTGATGCAACAACCTCCCAAAAATCCCAAGGAGAATATTTTTGCCCGTGGCTTAGGATCATACATGATTCGGATTGGAATTGTTTTAGCGATCATTACTATCGCTATGATGTCCTGGGCTTATGGATACACCCAAGCAAATACGGCGGGTGGTACTCTTGATCCAGACCGTTGGAAAACAATGGTCTTTACTACTCTGTGTTTGTCACAGATGGGACACGCTCTAGCAATTCGCTCCAACACTCGTCTGTTTATGGAGATTAATCCCTTCTCTAATCCCTTTATTCTGGCATCGGTAATATTGACATCAATACTGCAACTGCTATTGATTTACGTTGAACCATTACGGAACTTCTTCAGCACCCACTACCTCACCTTCATGGAATTAATGATTTGTATTGGTTTTAGCGCACTTACCTTTGTGTGGATTGAACTAGAGAAGTTGTTTATTCGTTGGCGTAGAAACACTCAGTAG